GGGCGGACGGCGGCATGCGCCCGGACGCGGCCACGGAGGAGCTGCTCCGCGACCGCTTCGGGATCTCCCTGCTGGAGCGCGCGGCCGGGGTCGAGGCCCTCTCCCGCAGCCTTCAGACGAACCACCACCAAGTGCTCGTCGCCGCAGGCGACGTGGCCCGAATCAGGCAGGCGCTGACGATGCAGCAGGCCGGTGAGGACACAGGACCAGTGAGCACCGACACTTCGGGCGCGGCTCCGGAGCGGCAGGACGACGGCCTGGAGGACAAGGCCGTCGGGTACGTCAGTTCGCTGCTGGCGGGGGCCCTCAAGGTGCCCGCGCACCGCATCGAGACCGACGTCCCGCTGGAGCGGTACGGCATCGACTCGGTGATGGCGATGAACCTGACCGCCAAGCTGGAGGCGGTCTTCGGGCGCCTGCCGAAGACACTCTTCTTCGAGTACCGCGACATCGGGCAGCTCACCGGCTACCTGGTCGACGCGCACCGGCCGCGGCTGGCGGAGCTGCTGGGAGTCACCCCCGCGGCGCCGGCCGTCGTGCCGGCGCCGGCCGCGGCGCCCGCCGTCCCGGTCGAGGTCCCGCCGGTCCCGGTCGAGGTCCCGCCGGTCCCGGCGGTTCTGGCAGCCACGACGACCCCGGCGCCCGCCGGCGGGTCCGAGCCCCGTCCGGCGGCCGCACCGCGCAGTGCCGACATCGCCGTCATCGGCATCGGCGGCCGCTACCCGCAGGCCCGCAACCTGCGCGAGTTCTGGCGCAACCTGGCCGAGGGCCGGGACAGCGTCACCGAGGTGCCCGCGGACCGCTGGGACCACCGCGCCCACTCCGTCCAGGACCCCGCCCGGCCCGGCGCGACCCCGCACAAGTGGGGCGGGTTCCTGGACGACATCGACCGGTTCGACCCGCTGTTCTTCAACATGTCGCCCCGCGAGGCCGAGTTCACCGATCCGCAGGAGCGCCTCTTCCTGGAGGCTGTGTACGAGACGCTGGAGGACGCCGGGTACACCCGGCAGGACCTTCTGCGACACCGCTCGAACGGCGTCGAGGGCAACGTCGGCGTGTTCGTCGGCGCGATGTACGACGAGTACCAGCTGTACGGCGCGTCCGGGCCGGGGCAGGCCGACGGCCAGCCGATCCCGGGCAACGCGGCGAACATCGCCAACCGCGTCTCCTACTTCTGCAACTGGCAGGGCCCGAGCATCACGCTCAAGACCATGTGCTCCTCGTCCCTGACGGCGCTCCACCTGGCCTGTCAGAGTCTGCAGCTCGGCGACTGCGAGGTCGCCGTCGCCGGCGGCGTCAACCTGTCGCTCCACCCCAACAAGTACCTGCTGCTGGGGCAGACCGGCTTCGCGTCCAGCAAGGGCCGGTGCGAGAGCTTCGGCGAGGGCGGCGACGGCTACGTGCCCGGCGAGGGCGTCGGCGCCGTGCTGCTGAAGCCGCTGGACCGGGCGATCGCCGACGGCGACCGGATCCACGGCGTCATCAAGGCCACCGCGATCAACCACGGCGGCCGGACCAACGGCTACACGGTGCCCAACCCGAACGCCCAGAGCGGCGTGATCGCGCACGCCCTGGACAAGGCGGGCGTCGACGCGCGCACCGTCAGCTACGTCGAGGCGCACGGCACCGGCACCTCGCTCGGCGACCCGATCGAGATCGCCGGCCTCACCAAGGCGTTCGCCCGGCACACGGACGACCGGCAGTTCTGCGCGATCGGCTCGGTCAAGAGCAACATCGGGCACGCCGAGAGCGCGGCCGGCATCTCGGCGCTGACCAAGGTGCTGCTGCAGCTGAAGCACGGCAAGCTCGCCCCTTCGCTGCACTCCGAGGTGCTCAACCCGCACATCGACTTCGAGGAGACGCCCTTCCGGGTGCAGCGGGAGCTGGCGGACTGGGCGCGGCCGGTGATCGACACCGCCGACGGCCCCCGCGAGTACCCGCGGATCGCCGGCATCTCCTCCTTCGGCGCGGGCGGGTCCAACGCGCACGTCGTCGTCGAGGAGTACGTCCCGGCCGCGCGCCCGGTGGCGGCCGACCCGGCCGGACAGCCGCTGGCGTCCGTCGTCGTGCTCACCGCGCGCACCGAGGAGCAGCTGCGCGAGCAGGCGCAGCGGCTGCTCGACTGGGCGCTGGAGGAGCGGATCGGCGACGCCGACGTGCCCGGGATCGCCTTCACCCTGCAGACCGGGCGCGAGCACCTGGACGAGCGGCTGGCGTTCCTGGCCGGCTCCGCCGAGGAGCTGCTCGCCCGGCTGCGCGACCACCTGGACGGCCGGCAGGCCGTCGGCGAGGTGTACCGGGGCCGGGTGAAGCGCGCCAAGGACGCCGTGTCGTTCCTCGCCGAGGACGAGGACATGGCGCACACCATCGAGGCGTGGGTGCGGAAGCGGAAGTTCGGCAAGCTGCTCGAACTCTGGGTCAGCGGGCTCGGCCTGGACTGGCGGAGCTTCTACCCGGCCCCGCTGCCGGCCCGGGTCTCGCTCCCGACCTACCCCTTCGCCCGCAAGCGGTTCTGGGCGGCGACGGCCACGCCGGCCGTTCCGGCCGCTGTCACCGCCGCCGCTGCCGTCGCCCCTGCCGCGGTGGCCGCGCCGCCAAGGCCCGCCGCCCTGAAGCCGGTCGCGCCGGCGAAACCGGCCGTCGTGAAGCCCGCCGCCCTGAAGCCGGTCGCACCGGCGCGGGCCGCTGCCCTGCCCGCGCCGTCGGACGGCGCGCGTGCCGTCGCCAAGCCTCGGGGGATCGGCCTCGCCCCGCTCGGCGGCGGGTCCGCGGCCCCCGGCGCCCCGGCGCCCGTGCGCCGGCCCGCCCCGGCGGTGGCCCTGACGCCGGTGGCCACCCCGGCCCCGGCGCCGGCACCCGCGCCGGTGGCTGCCCCGGCGGCGGTCCAGGCGCCCGCCCCGGCCCCGACGTTCGCGGGACCGGACGAGGAGACGCTGGTCGACGAGCTGGCGGTGAGCCTCGCCCAGGCCCTGTACATGGCGGAGGAGGACGTCGACACCGACACCAACTTCACCGACCTCGGGTTGGACTCCATCGTCGGGGTCGAGTGGATCAAGGCGATCAACAAGCAGTACGGCCTTGAGCTGGCCGCCACCAGGCTCTACGACACGCCCACCGTCCGCCAGTTGGCGGCCTACCTGAAGAACCTGCTGCACACCGCGGCGTCCGCCCCGGCCGCCGCACCGGCGCCCCTGCCCGTCGCCGCCCCGGCGCCCGTGCCCGCCGCGCCCGTCGCCGCCCCGGCCACACCTGTCGTCGCCACACCCGCCGTCGCCACACCCGTGGTGCCGGCCGAGGAGCCGCAGCCGGTGCTCGCGGAGGAGGACGTCCAGGCGGACCTGCTGAGCAGCCTGGCCGCCGCCCTCTACGTGTCGGAGGAGGAGCTCGACCTCGACCGGAGCTTCACCGACTTCGGGCTGGACTCCATCATCGGGGTGGAGTGGATCAAGGCGATCAACAAGCAGTACGGGCTGGACCTGCCGGCCACCAGGCTCTACGACCACCCGACCGTCCTGGAGTTGACGGCCTGCATCCTCCGGGAGCTGGAGAAGGGAGGCGCCCCTCAGGGGCGTCCCTTTCGCGGGCTGACCGCCCCCGCGGCCACGGCCCCGACCGCCGCCGCCCCCGTCGCCGCGGCACCGGCCCCGGTGGCCGCACCCGTGCTCCCGCCCACCCCCGAGCCGCAGCCCGCGCCGGTCGCCGCCCCCGCCCCCGCGCCCGTCCCCGCCCGGCCGGTCGTGGCCGTCGAGGCGCCCGCACCCGCCCCCGCCCCGGCCGGGGCGAGCGTCACCGGGCCGCGCCGCGGTGACGCGATCGCGATCGTCGGGATGGCCGGCCGCTACCCGCGCTCGGAGAACCTGGCCGAGTACTGGGACAACCTGGCGAACGGGCGCGACTGCGTCCGGGAGATCCCCAAGTCCCGCTGGGACGTGGACGCGTACTACGACCCGCGGCCGAGCCGGAAGGGCAAGGTCTACTGCCGGTCGATGGGTGTCCTCGACGACATCGACGTCTTCGACCCGCTGTTCTTCAACATCCCGCCGACCGAGGCCGAGGCGATGGACCCGCAGCAGCGGCTCTTCCTCCAGGAGGCCTACCACGCCTTCGAGGACGCGGGGTACGACCCGCGGGCGCTGAGCGGCGAGAAGTGCGGCGTCTACCTGGGGATCATGAGCAACGAGTACAGCATGCTCATGCAGAAGGAGGGCGCCGACGCGAGCTCGGCCACCAGCAACAGCAACGCCATCACGGCCGGCCGGATCGCCTACTTCCTGAACCTCAAGGGCCCGGCCATCGCCCTGGACACCGCCTGCTCCTCCTCGCTCGTCGCGACCCACCTGGCGTCCCAGGCACTCAAGAGCGGCGAGATCGACATGGCCCTGGTCGGCGGTGTCACCCTCTACCTGAGCCCCGAGGCGTACATCAGCATGTGCGGCGCGGGGATGCTCTCGCCGGACGGCCGGTGCAAGACCTTCGACAACGGCGCCGACGGCTTCGTGCCGGGTGAGGGCGTGGGCGCGCTCGTCCTGAAGCGGCTCGACGACGCGGTGCGCGACCGGGACCACGTCCACGGCGTCATCCTCGGCTCGGGCATCAACCAGGACGGCCGGACCAACGGCATCACCGCGCCCAGCGTGGTCAGCCAGATGGAGCTGGAGCGGGACGTCTACGGTCGCCACGGCATCGACCCGGCCGGCATCGGCTACGTCGAGATGCACGGCACCGGCACCAAGCTGGGCGACCCGATCGAGCTGGAGGCGCTGGCCACCGTCTACCGCGAGCACACCGACAAGGTCGGCTACTGCGCGATCGGTTCGGTGAAGAGCAACCTCGGGCACACCTCCGCGGCCGCGGGCATCGCCTCGATCCAGAAGGCGGTGCTCTGCATGCAGCAGAAGCACCTGGTGCCGACGCTGAACTTCGAGCGCCACAACGAGCACTTCGACTTCGAGGGCTCGCCGTTCCACGTCAACACCGAACTGACGCCGTGGAAGACGGAGGCGGGCGCCGCCCGGCGCGCGGCCGTGAGCTCGTTCGGCTTCAGCGGCACCAACGCCCACCTCGTCCTGGAGGAGTACGACGAGGCCGCCGAGGGCGCCGCGCCGGAGCCGTCGCACGCCGCCCGGGTGTTCGTCCTGTCGGCGAGGAGCGAGGAGCAGCTCAGGACCGCCGCCGCCCGCCTCGGCGACCACGTCCGGTCGCACCCGTCGCTGGACCCGAAGGACCTCGCGTACTCGCTCCAGCTGGGCCGCGAGGCCATGACGTGGCGGCTGGCGCTGACCGCCACCACCCTCGGGGAGCTGGCGCAGAAGCTGACCCGGTTCGCCGAGGACGGCCGGGCGGACGGTGTCCTCACCGGCCAGGCCCGGAAGGCCCGGGGGAGGGGCGCCGCGCATGCGCCCCGGCCCGCCCCGGACGGTGCGCCGGAGGGGGCCGAGGGCGAGCGGTTGGCCGGGCTCTGGGTGACCGGGACGGCCGTCGACTGGGCGCGGCTGTACGTGGACGGGCTGCCCCGCCGCATCCCGCTGCCCACCTACCCGTTCGCCCGAGGGAGCTACTGGTTCACGCCCGCCGAGGGTGCCGCCGACGGGCCCGCCGCACCCGCGTCCGAGGTACCCGCCGTCGCCCTGCCGGCCGCGGCGCCCGCACCCGTGCCGGCACCTGTGCCGGCCGCGGCGCCCGCCGCCCCGGCGGCCACCGCGAACATCTTGCTGAAGCCGGTCTGGGACGTCGTCCCGAAGCCCGCCCCGCTGGCCCTCGCGGCCCCGGCCGGCCGCGTCCTGGTGGCCGGCGGCACGGCGGAGCACTGGGAGCTGATCCGTACCGTCCACCCGGCCGCCGAGCGCCTGCCCGTCGGCCCCGCGGACTCCGTGGAGACGATCGCCGCCCGCCTCGACGCGGCCGGCGACCCGCTCGCGCACCTGGTCTGGTTGGCCCCCCAGCCGACGGCGCCGCCCGCCGTCACCGACGACGCGCTGGTCGAGGCCCAGGAGGGAGGCCTGTACGCCTGCTTCCGCACCCTGAAGGCGCTGCTGAGCCTCGGTTACGGCCGCCGCACCCTCGACCTGACCGTCGTCACCGAGCAGAGCCTGCCGGTGCGGCGCAGCGACACCGTGGACCCGACCCACGCGGGCCTGCACGGCCTGCTGGGCTCGGTCGCCAAGGAGTACCCGGGCTGGAACGTCCGCCTGGCCGACCTCGACAAGGGCTACGACTGGCCGCTCGCGGAGCTGTTCGGGCTGCCCTGCGAGGAGCGCGGCAGCGTCTGGGCGTACCGCCGCAGGCGCTGGTACCAGCAGGCGCTCCTCCCGATCCAGGAGACGGCCCAGGGCGACGCGCCCGCGCCCGGCGACCACCCGGTGTACCGGCAGGGCGGCACGTACGTGGTGATCGGCGGCGCCGGCGGCATCGGCGAGGCGTGGACCGAGCACATGGTCCGCACCTACGGCGCGCAGGTCGTCTGGATCGGCCGCCGGGCCGAGGACGCGGCGATCCGCGAGAAGCTGGAGCGCCTGGGCCGGCTCGGCCCCGAGCCCCGCTACGTGCAGGCCGACGCCACCGACCGGGAGTCACTGCAGGGCGCCTACGAGCGCATCAAGCAGAGCCACCCGGTGATCCACGGCGTGATCCATTCGGCGATCGTGCTGCTCGACCAGAGCCTGGAGCGGATGGACGAGGCGCGCTTCCGGGTCGCCGTCACCGCCAAGGTCGACGTCAGCGTCCGCCTGGTCCAGGTCTTCCGGACGGAGCCGTTGGACTTCGTCCTGTTCTTCTCCTCGATGAACTCGTTCCTCAAGGCGCCCGGGCAGTGCAACTACGTGGCCGGCTCCGTGTTCGAGGACGCCTACGCCCACCGCCTCGGCTCCGCCCTCTCCGCCCCTGTGAAGACCATGAACTGGGGCTACTGGGGCAGCGTCGGCATCGTCGCCTCGCAGAAGTACCAGGAGCGGATGAGCAGGGCCGGCGCGGCCTCGATCGAGCCCGCAGACGGCATGGCGGCCCTCGACGTCCTTCTTTCCGGCACGTTCGACCAGCTCGGCCTGGTCAAGGCTCAGGGGGGTAACTCGTAACATGCAGCACATCATCCGGCGCGAAGCCATCACCACCGCCCGCAGGGGCACTCGGGTTCCCCTGGCCCGCCTCTGCCGGGAGATCGCCGAGGCCACGGCGGCCCCGGCCGTCGACGGCACCGACCGCGACGCGGACGCCCTGGTCGACGACGACCTGCTGAGCCGGCTGCTGCTCGGCCAGCTGCAGAGCGTGGGCCTGTTCTCGGACACCGCCCCCCGGCTGCCGCTCGGCGAGGAACTGCGGCGCTGGCTGGACGAGTCCGTCCGCCAGCTGCTGAACCGCGGCTACCTGCACGGCGCGGCCGCGCACCCCCGCCCGGTGCACGCGGTGAGCAGCCGCGACGTCTGGGCGGAGTGGGAGGAGCGCAGCGCGCAGTGGTCGCGCAACGCCGACCTGCGCGCGCAGGTCCTGCTGCTCGACGCCATGCTGCGCGCCCTGCCGCGGATCCTGACCGGCGAGGTGCTCGCCACCGACGTGATGTTCCCCAACTCCTCGATGGAGCTGGTCGAGGGGATCTACAAGAACAACCCCGTCACCGACACCTTCAACGGCGTCATGGCCGACGCCGTGGCCGGCATCGCGCAGGAGATCCTGCGCGGCGACCCGTCGGCGCGGATCCGCATCCTGGAGATCGGCGCGGGCACCGGCGGCGGCAGCGTGAAGGTCTTCGAGAAGCTCGAACCGCTCGCCGCCCACGTCGAGACGTACTGCTACACCGACCTGTCCAAGTCCTTCCTGATGTACGCGGAGAAGGAGTACGGGCCCGCCCACCCGTACCTGGACTACCGGATCTTCAACGTCGAGGAGCCGCTCGCCGGCCAGGACGTGGAGCCGGGCTCGTACGACATCGTGCTCGCCACCAACGTGCTGCACGCCACCAAGGACATCCGCCGGACGCTGCGCAACGCGAAGGGGGCGCTGAAGGAGAACGGCGTCCTGCTCGCCAACGAGCTCTCCTCGCAGTCGCTCTTCACCCACCTGACCTTCGGCCTGCTCGAGGGCTGGTGGCTGTACGAGGACACCGAGCTGCGCATCCCGGGCTGCCCGGGACTGTCGCCCGAGTCCTGGGAGGAGGTGCTCGACGAGGAGGGCTTCGGCGCGGTGTCGTTCCCCGCGCAGCGGCTGCACGACCTGGGCCACCAGGTGATCGCGGCCGACAGTGACGGGATGATCCGGCAGGAGCTCGCGGACGCCCCTGCCGCCGGGGGCACCGCCCCCGCACAGGCCGCCGGCGCGCAGGAGCCGCCGGCCCGGCCCGAGGCCCCGGGGCACCGTCCCGCGCGGGCCGGGGCGCGGACGCCGGCGGTCACGGACGAGGTGCTGGAACAGCACGTCAAGGACGTCATCTTCGATCAGCTGAAGCTCTCCCTGAAGGTCGACCGGACGCAGATCGCCGCGGACGACGCCTTCATGGACTACGGCATCGACTCGATCATCGGTGTCCAGCTGATCCAGGAGATCAACCGGAGGATCGGTACCGACCTGGCCACCACCGACCTGTTCGACCACGGGTCGGTGAACCGGCTGGCCCGGTACATCGCCGGCGCCCACCGGGCGGAGGCCACCGCCTCGCTGCCGGCCGGGCTGTCGGCCCAGGCCGCCGAACCCGCCCCGCCCGTGGCGCAGGCGGCCCCGCACCGGGCCGCCGCGCCGCAGGCCCCGCAGGCCGCGCCCCGGGCGCCGCACGAGCCGGCGGGCGTCCTGCGCAAGGAGCCGATCGCCATCGTCGGCATGAGCGGACGGTTCGGCGGCTCGCCCGGCGTCGAGCAGCTCTGGGAGCACCTGTCCCAGGGCCACGACCTGACCGAGAAGATCTCGCGCTGGGACATGTCGGGCTACCACCCCGAGGGCGCCCAGGGCTGCGACCGCGGCAGTTTCATCGACGACATCGACCGTTTCGACCCGACGTTCTTCAACATCTCGGGCATCGAGGCGACCTACATGGACCCCCAGCAGCGGGTGTTCCTGGAGGAGTCGTGGAAGGCCCTGGAGGACGCCGGGTACGCCGGCTCCGGCACCCAGGGCCGCCAGGTCGGCGTGTACGTCGGTTGTCAGGAGAGCGGCTACGCGCAGCTCTTCGGCGGCGAGGCGCCGCCCCAGTCCATGTGGGGCAACGCCCTGTCCGCGATGCCGGCGCGGATCTCCTACCACCTCGACCTCCAGGGCCCGGCGATCTCCGTCGACACGGCCTGCTCCAGCTCGCTGGTGGCGATCCACCTCGCCTGCCAGGGCCTGTGGGGCGGTGAGACCGAGATGGCCGTCGCCGGCGGTGTCGCCATCCAGACCACGCCCAAGTTCTGGGTGATCGCGGGCCAGGCCGGCATGCTCTCCCCGAGCGGCCGCTGCCACACCTTCGACGAGCGGGCCGACGGCTTCGTCCCCGGCGAGGGCGCCGCCGTGGTGGTCCTCAAGCGGCTCTCCGACGCGCTCGCCGACGGCGACCACATCCACGGCGTCATCAGCGGCTCCGGGATCAACCAGGACGGCGCGTCGAACGGGATCACCGCGCCGAGCGCCAAGTCCCAGGAGCGGCTGGAGACGTCCGTCTACGACGCGTTCGGGATCAACCCCGAGCACATCCAGCTGATGGAGGCCCACGGCACCGGCACCAAGCTCGGTGACCCGATCGAGTACCACGCGCTCAAGCGGGCCTTCCGCCGGTACACCCAGCAGCGGGACTACTGCGCGCTCGGCTCGATCAAGTCCAACCTGGGCCACACCATCACCGCCGCCGGTGTCGCCGGCGTCATCAAGGTGCTGCTCTCGCTCCGGCACCGGCGCATCCCGCCGTCGATCAACTTCGAGCGCGGCAACGCGCACATCGACTTCACCGACAGCCCGTTCTACGTGAACACCGAGGACCGCCCCTGGGAGGCCGGGGGCGACGGGACCCGCCGCGCCGCCGTCAGCTCCTTCGGCGTCAGCGGGACCAACGCCCACCTGGTGATCGAGGAGGCCCCGTACCGGGCCCACCGCACCGGCGGGCCCTCCGCCCACCTCGTCACCCTCTCCGCGGGCACCGCCGAGCAGCTGGCGGAGCAGGCCGAACGGCTGCTCGCGCACTGCGAGCGGCAGCCCGGGCTCGACCCCGGCGACATCGGCTTCACCCTGCTCGTCGGCCGCAAGCACCTGCCGCACCGGCTGGCCTGCGTCGTGCGCGACCGGGACGAGCTGGTGCAGAGCCTGCGGCTGTGGGCGGCCAAGGGGCAGAGCCCCCGGGTCTGCGCCGGCGAGGTCCCCGCCCAGGGGCACCAGGAGCGCGCCGCGCTGCGCAACTTCGGCAACCAGTGCATCCGGCAGGCCGCCGCGGGCACCGACCCCGACTCCCTGGCCGAACTGCTCGCCACCGTCGCGGACCTCTACGTCCAGGGCTACGGCCTGGACTACGCCGCGCTGTTCGCCGACGGGCAGTACTCCCGCGTCCCGCTGCCGACCTACCCGTTCGCCCGCGACCGGTACTGGGTGCCGCAGGCGCCCGCGCAGGGCCCGGCGCTCCCGGCCGCGGCCGGCGCGTCCACCGCGGCGCACGCCGACAGGCACCCGCTGCTGCACGCGGACGTCTCGGACTTCCGCTCCCGGCGCTACCTTTCGGAGTTCACCGGCGAGGAGTTCTTCCTGCGGGACCACGTGGTGAAGGGCCAGAAGGTCCTCCCCGGGGTCGCCTGCCTGGAGATGGCCCGCGCCGCCGCCGCGCTCACCCTCGGCGGGACGGTCCAGGCCGGCCCCGGCCTCGCCCTGCGCAACGTCGTCTGGGCGCGCCCGGTGACCGCCGGCGCCGACCGCGTCACCCTCACCACCGCACTGGTGCCCAGGAGCCACGACGAGGCCGACTACGAGATCTCCGGCACCGCCGGCGGCGCCCCGGTGGTGCACAGTCAGGGGCAGGTCGTCCGCAAGGAGATCGCCCCCGCCGTGCTCGACCTCCCGGGCATCCGGGCCGCCTGCGACCGGACGGTGGTCGAGGCGAGCCGGCTCTACCCGGCCTACGAGGCCATCGGCTTCCGCTACGGCGACGCGCACCGGGGCATCGAGCGGCTGCACATCGGCCGCGACCAGGTCCTGGTGCGGCTCACCCTGCCGACCTCGGTGCGCGACACCCGCGACGACTACGTGCTGCACCCCGCCCTCCTCGACGCGACGCTGCAGGCCTCGCTCGGCATGGGCCTGGCCGCCGGCGACGCCGGCACCCTCGACGTCTCCGGCATGAAGCCCTCGCTGCCGTTCGCCCTGGACGAGCTGGAGGTCCTCGGCTCCTGCACCGACGCCATGTGGGCCTGGATCCGCTACAGCGCGGGCGTCGAGCGGGGCGGCAAGGTCTTCAAGCTCGACATCGACCTCTGCGACGAGCAGGGCGGGGTGCGCGCCCGGATCAGGGGCATGTCCTACCGCGTCCTGGACGGCGAGGTCGGCGCGGCCGCCGAGACGCCCGCGTCGGCGGCCGCGGAGGTGTCCTCGGTCACCTTCGTGCCCGCCTGGCAGGAGGCCGCGCCGGGCGGCGCGGCCGTCGAGCCGGCCCGGCACGTCGTGCTGCTGCCCGACCTGCCCGCCCTCGCCGACGCGCTGTCCGCGCAGGACCCGGCGGTGCGGGTGCTGCCCCTGACCTCCACCGCGACCGGCATCGCCGAGCGGTTCACCGACCACACCGAGCAGGCCCTCGCCCATGTCCGGGCCCTCCTGCGGGACCGGGCGCAGGAGCAGGTGCTGGTGCAGCTCGTCGTCCCGGACCGGGAGGACCTGGCGACCGTTCGGGGCCTGCTCGGCCTGCTGAAGTCGGCCCAGGCGGAGGACCCGCGGCTGCTGGCCCAGGCCGTCCTGGTCGACCCGGCCGAGCCCGCCGGGCAGCTGGCCGCCCGGGTCGCCGCCGGGCGCCGGCACGCCGGTGAGGCCTGCCTGCGCTTTCGCGACGGCCGCACCGAGGCGCTGACCTGGGTGGAGGGCGACG
The sequence above is a segment of the Kitasatospora sp. NBC_00240 genome. Coding sequences within it:
- a CDS encoding SDR family NAD(P)-dependent oxidoreductase, whose product is MRDSRVRTASAAVVVTLSAKTEAQLDSAAGNLLAFLADEPGLDLTDLAFSLQVGREAMDHRLAFVADSTDAVARGLRTHLGQGGDTALFRGRAPEPLTWDEEDEDRKALVRARIAAGDHAAVAQAWAGGCAVDWPLLYAPGRPFRIPLPTYPFAKERYWVEAQPGAQPGVQPGAQPGAQTGPGAPALAAPHPLVHRDTSQFGRQRYTSTFTGEEAFLADHLVRGERLLPGVAHLEMALAAAAGGRTPSAGSALADVVWARPFRVGDRPRDLHVALRPEESQGVRFEIFATDEEAAGPPAQVLHSTGTVVPGGGRPGRVDLAPLRADRGARRLDADQVYAAFAAAGIEYGASFRGIDHLLVGEGQVLARLVLPTAAQPDWDSTRLHPGLTDAALQACLGMLTADPAAGQQTLLPFAVDRVEVFGALTPALWVRIRPSAAAPQESSVRRFDLDLCDDAGEVLVRLTGFAVRALPAGPAAGGILAFPQWRERALPAPGPADARRTVVFAEPGALADAVAADRGCELEVLTSGAAGLDGRYTDYALQVFERTKAVLADGTRSEVLVQILLADRPESAALSGLGALLRTARLENPRITGQVILADAATGADALRTLLAAERRSPAGTTDGTGDGTGDGTGAGPAAVRHRDGRREVLTWAEEPAAARPGPPWRAGGVYLVTGGLGGLGRIFAEEIAGQVKDAKLVLAGRSPESARTRQAVERLRASGADVSYARLDVADRDAVTALVDRIVRTAGHLHGVVHSAGVIEDNFILKKSADEFRAVLAPKVGGLVNLDEATRDADLDFFVAFSSGAAVTGNAGQADYAAANAFMDGFAEYRQSLVAAGLRRGRTLSVDWPLWADGGMRPDAATEELLRDRFGISLLERAAGVEALSRSLQTNHHQVLVAAGDVARIRQALTMQQAGEDTGPVSTDTSGAAPERQDDGLEDKAVGYVSSLLAGALKVPAHRIETDVPLERYGIDSVMAMNLTAKLEAVFGRLPKTLFFEYRDIGQLTGYLVDAHRPRLAELLGVTPAAPAVVPAPAAAPAVPVEVPPVPVEVPPVPAVLAATTTPAPAGGSEPRPAAAPRSADIAVIGIGGRYPQARNLREFWRNLAEGRDSVTEVPADRWDHRAHSVQDPARPGATPHKWGGFLDDIDRFDPLFFNMSPREAEFTDPQERLFLEAVYETLEDAGYTRQDLLRHRSNGVEGNVGVFVGAMYDEYQLYGASGPGQADGQPIPGNAANIANRVSYFCNWQGPSITLKTMCSSSLTALHLACQSLQLGDCEVAVAGGVNLSLHPNKYLLLGQTGFASSKGRCESFGEGGDGYVPGEGVGAVLLKPLDRAIADGDRIHGVIKATAINHGGRTNGYTVPNPNAQSGVIAHALDKAGVDARTVSYVEAHGTGTSLGDPIEIAGLTKAFARHTDDRQFCAIGSVKSNIGHAESAAGISALTKVLLQLKHGKLAPSLHSEVLNPHIDFEETPFRVQRELADWARPVIDTADGPREYPRIAGISSFGAGGSNAHVVVEEYVPAARPVAADPAGQPLASVVVLTARTEEQLREQAQRLLDWALEERIGDADVPGIAFTLQTGREHLDERLAFLAGSAEELLARLRDHLDGRQAVGEVYRGRVKRAKDAVSFLAEDEDMAHTIEAWVRKRKFGKLLELWVSGLGLDWRSFYPAPLPARVSLPTYPFARKRFWAATATPAVPAAVTAAAAVAPAAVAAPPRPAALKPVAPAKPAVVKPAALKPVAPARAAALPAPSDGARAVAKPRGIGLAPLGGGSAAPGAPAPVRRPAPAVALTPVATPAPAPAPAPVAAPAAVQAPAPAPTFAGPDEETLVDELAVSLAQALYMAEEDVDTDTNFTDLGLDSIVGVEWIKAINKQYGLELAATRLYDTPTVRQLAAYLKNLLHTAASAPAAAPAPLPVAAPAPVPAAPVAAPATPVVATPAVATPVVPAEEPQPVLAEEDVQADLLSSLAAALYVSEEELDLDRSFTDFGLDSIIGVEWIKAINKQYGLDLPATRLYDHPTVLELTACILRELEKGGAPQGRPFRGLTAPAATAPTAAAPVAAAPAPVAAPVLPPTPEPQPAPVAAPAPAPVPARPVVAVEAPAPAPAPAGASVTGPRRGDAIAIVGMAGRYPRSENLAEYWDNLANGRDCVREIPKSRWDVDAYYDPRPSRKGKVYCRSMGVLDDIDVFDPLFFNIPPTEAEAMDPQQRLFLQEAYHAFEDAGYDPRALSGEKCGVYLGIMSNEYSMLMQKEGADASSATSNSNAITAGRIAYFLNLKGPAIALDTACSSSLVATHLASQALKSGEIDMALVGGVTLYLSPEAYISMCGAGMLSPDGRCKTFDNGADGFVPGEGVGALVLKRLDDAVRDRDHVHGVILGSGINQDGRTNGITAPSVVSQMELERDVYGRHGIDPAGIGYVEMHGTGTKLGDPIELEALATVYREHTDKVGYCAIGSVKSNLGHTSAAAGIASIQKAVLCMQQKHLVPTLNFERHNEHFDFEGSPFHVNTELTPWKTEAGAARRAAVSSFGFSGTNAHLVLEEYDEAAEGAAPEPSHAARVFVLSARSEEQLRTAAARLGDHVRSHPSLDPKDLAYSLQLGREAMTWRLALTATTLGELAQKLTRFAEDGRADGVLTGQARKARGRGAAHAPRPAPDGAPEGAEGERLAGLWVTGTAVDWARLYVDGLPRRIPLPTYPFARGSYWFTPAEGAADGPAAPASEVPAVALPAAAPAPVPAPVPAAAPAAPAATANILLKPVWDVVPKPAPLALAAPAGRVLVAGGTAEHWELIRTVHPAAERLPVGPADSVETIAARLDAAGDPLAHLVWLAPQPTAPPAVTDDALVEAQEGGLYACFRTLKALLSLGYGRRTLDLTVVTEQSLPVRRSDTVDPTHAGLHGLLGSVAKEYPGWNVRLADLDKGYDWPLAELFGLPCEERGSVWAYRRRRWYQQALLPIQETAQGDAPAPGDHPVYRQGGTYVVIGGAGGIGEAWTEHMVRTYGAQVVWIGRRAEDAAIREKLERLGRLGPEPRYVQADATDRESLQGAYERIKQSHPVIHGVIHSAIVLLDQSLERMDEARFRVAVTAKVDVSVRLVQVFRTEPLDFVLFFSSMNSFLKAPGQCNYVAGSVFEDAYAHRLGSALSAPVKTMNWGYWGSVGIVASQKYQERMSRAGAASIEPADGMAALDVLLSGTFDQLGLVKAQGGNS